A window from Peromyscus leucopus breed LL Stock chromosome 8a, UCI_PerLeu_2.1, whole genome shotgun sequence encodes these proteins:
- the LOC114698608 gene encoding trace amine-associated receptor 3: MDLAYIPEDLSSCPKFGNKSCPPTSRSFRVRVIMYSFMTGAMVITIFGNLVIMISISHFKQLHSPTNFLILSMATTDFLLGFVIMPYSMVRSVESCWYFGDGFCKFHASFDMMLSLTSIFHLCSIAIDRFYAVCYPLHYTTTMTVSMIKRLLAFCWAAPALFSFGLVLSEANVSGMQSYEILVACFNFCALTFNKFWGTILFTTCFFTPGSIMVGIYGKIFIVSKRHARALSNRPENTKGEVRKNLSKKKDRKAAKTLGIVMGVFLACWLPCFLAVLIDPYLDYSTPIIVLDLLVWLGYFNSTCNPLIHGFFYPWFRKALEHIVSGKIFRSNSETTNLFPEAH, from the coding sequence ATGGATCTAGCGTACATTCCCGAAGACTTATCCAGCTGCCCCAAATTTGGGAATAAATCCTGTCCGCCCACCAGCCGCTCTTTTCGTGTCCGTGTGATAATGTACTCGTTTATGACCGGAGCCATGGTGATCACCATCTTTGGGAACTTGGTCATCATGATTTCCATATCACATTTCAAACAGCTCCACTCTCCCACCAACTTCCTGATCCTCTCCATGGCAACCACGGACTTCCTGCTGGGCTTTGTCATCATGCCTTACAGCATGGTGAGATCAGTGGAGAGCTGCTGGTATTTCGGGGATGGCTTTTGCAAATTCCACGCGAGCTTCGACATGATGCTGAGCCTGACCTCCATATTCCACCTGTGCTCCATCGCCATCGACCGATTTTATGCGGTGTGTTATCCTTTGCACTACACCACCACCATGACGGTGTCCATGATCAAGAGGCTGCTGGCTTTTTGCTGGGCGGCccctgctcttttttcttttggcttagtTCTATCAGAGGCTAATGTGTCCGGTATGCAGAGTTACGAGATTCTTGTGGCGTGCTTCAATTTCTGTGCACTTACGTTCAACAAGTTCTGGGGGACAATACTGTTCACTACCTGCTTCTTCACGCCTGGCTCCATCATGGTTGGCATTTATggtaaaatttttattgtttccaaACGACATGCTCGAGCCCTCAGCAACAGACCCGAGAACACAAAAGGAGAAGTAAGAAAAAACCTGTCTAagaaaaaggacaggaaagcagcTAAGACCCTGGGCATCGTCATGGGGGTATTTCTAGCATGTTGGTTGCCTTGCTTTCTGGCTGTTTTGATTGACCCGTATTTAGACTACTCCACGCCCATCATAGTGCTTGATCTTCTGGTATGGCTTGGGTACTTCAACTCTACTTGCAACCCCCTCATCCATGGCTTTTTCTATCCGTGGTTTCGCAAAGCTCTTGAGCATATAGTGTCAGGAAAAATATTTCGCTCCAATTCAGAAACTACAAATCTCTTTCCTGAAGCGcattaa